The DNA window TGCGGAGAGGCGGCGTCCTTTGGCTTCAACCAGACGCCCGCGTGGCAGGACTTCGCGCTGGCATGGTGGGAGCCCCGGTCCGCGTCGGTGGGCGTGGAGCTGCGCGTCCCGGGACGCGAGGGCAAGCGCTACCGGTCCACGGAGCTGTCGCGCTCGTCGTGGAACTGCTTCCGCATCCTGGACGCGGCGACCTTCGATGCCGAGCAGAACGCCATCTGGCCCCTGCCCGGCCCGGATGGCTCCGAGCACTCCGAGATTCGACTGCGCTTCGGGATGCGCGGTGGGCCCTGGACCCTCTTCCAGGAGGTGACGCGATGAACGCTGGCAAGGGGCCGTGGTTGTTGATGCTGGCGCTCGCGCTGGGCACGGTGGCCTGCGCGCCCACGCATCTGACCATCAACGTGAAGTCGCCTCCTGGGACGAACCAGGGGCGTCCGTTGCACATGGTGGTCCGGGCGGTGGATGCGCAGCGCTACATGACGGAGTTCTACGCGGATGTGGCCGAGCGCATCGTCCACCCGGATGACTCCGTGGTGCAGACGCTCGTCGTCTATCCGGGTGAGAAGACGCAGACGCGCGTGAAGATTCCGGAGGAGTCGCCCCTGGCCATCTCCTTCCTCTTCACCACGCCGGACGGGGCCTGGCAGGTGCTGCTCGACACGCCCATTCCGGGCCGTGTGGACATCGACCTGGAGGAGAGCCGCATCCGCACGGATGCGCCCAAGCGAAAGAAGCCCGCCAAGACCGAGGCTGGCAAGGGTGAGCCGCCGAAGCTGGAGGTGCCCAGCTTCGAGGCGCCCAAGGTGGAGGCCCCCAAGGTCGAGGCCCCGAAGGTGGGGGCGCCGTCCGGGGGGAAGTAAGTCACGGGAGTAGAGGGAGAGAGCGCTCCGACGGTCTCTCCACAGTGAGCGCCCCTCCTCGACAGGAGGGGCCTGGGCTCACCCGTGGGTGCCCTGCGGCGGTGGGACCCTGGGCATGTTCGCGGGGACCTGTGCCTCCAACGCATCGAGCTGCGTGCCCACGCTGCTCGCCGTGGCATCCACCTGGGACTTCAGCGTCCCCCGAGTCGCGTTGACCTGGTCCTCCGCCGAGGCCCTGGCGGTCTCCACCTGGTCCTGCGCGGCCTGCGCCCCCGCGTCGACCTGCTGTTCCAGCTCGGGCAGCTTCGCGGTCACCTGGGTCTTCACGGTGTCCACCTGCGCGGCCATCTGGTCCTGGATGGCCGTCACCTGCGCGACGGCTTGCTCCTTCGCGGTCCCCACCTGGGCCACGGCCGCGGCGACCGCCTGGTCGATTTGAGCGCCCGCGGGCTCGACCTGCTGGAGGACGGCCTGCTTCAACGTGTCCACCTGCTGGACGAGCTGTTGCTGGACGGTGTCCACCTGCGCCAGGGCCTGCGTCTGGACAGTGTCCACTTGAGTGAGCACCTGCTCCTGGAGCGAGCTCATCTGGTTGGACATCTGCGAGGAGAAGGTCCCGAGCTGCGTGGTGATTTGGGTCACCACCTGCTGGATGGACTGCACGGCGGGCGTCACCAACGGCTTGGGCAGGTTCGCTGCGGGAATCGCATCCAGCAGTGTATTCACCCGCGTGAGCAGCGCTTCCAGTGAGCCGACGAGCGTTTGATACAACGTCTGGAGTTGCTCGAGCACCGTGGGCAGAGGCGCGAAGAGCGCAAGCACCTGCTCCTTCACGGTGCCGAGCTGGGTCAGGAGGGTGTCCAGCGTGGTGAGCGCGGTATCGACGGCTTGTTGCAAGGGTTCGCGAATGGCGGCGACGGCGGCGACCGCTCCGTTCACGAGCGCATCCAGCGCGTCACTCGCCTGGGAGATGAGCGACTCCACTTGAGCCTGGGCGGGCGCGATGGCCTTCTCGACGGTCTCGACCTGGGCGAGCAGCGCCTCCACCTGTCCCGACAACATGCTCTCGAGCGTCTCCAATGCCGCCGTCGCGCCCCCCACCGCGGTGGTCATCGAGGCCCCGACGCTCTCCTCCAATCCGGTGAGGCTGCCGGACATCGACTGGGATGCCCCATCGACCTGGGTGCGCAGTGGGGACAACTGCCCGCGCACGCGCGCGGCATCCGGGTCGTCCTTCTTCGCCGCCAGCTTGGCGTCGAGCGCATCGATGCGGCCCATGAGTCCCGTCAACACAGGCTCCAGGTCGGGCCGGATGGAGGCAATGAGGGAGTTGACCGTCTCTCCGACGCCCTCGATGGCCGAGCGCGACGTGCCGATACGCGCCACGTTGTTTCCGCCCGCCGACTCGAGGTCTCCTCGCAGGCTCGCCAGCGTGCCCAGCAGCGCCTTCATCGTCCGACCCCCCTCGCGGATTCGCCGCGTCGGCGGTGATTCGCGGTCATCCCATCCAGCACATCCGGCGACACGGGGTGCGCGGTCTGGCGCGCAGGATTGTGCGTCACTTGAGGGCCTCCAGCGCGACACGCGCCTCCGCGGCGGCCTTCGTCAGCGAGGACGTGCGCCCTTCCAGTCCAGACAACGCGCCCTTGAGCGCGGACCGGGTCTCCGAAACCTTCGCGCTCACCTGGGCCTGCGCCGATTCGAGCGCCGCTTGTGTCTCCGAGGTGGCGCCGTCCAGCTTCGCCTGGGAAGCCCCCGAGGCGACCCGATACGCGGCGGTGGTCTCCCCCATCGCGCCGCCCACACCCGACGAGAGGTCCGCGCGAGCCGTCTCCACCTGTGGAGAGACATCGAAGGTCGGCGCGGCGGAGGAGGCCCCGGGCTCCTCCTTCGTGCGGAACATCATGACCCCTTCGGCCATGCGCACCGTCTCGGTGTCCGCGCCGGAGACGCGGTGCAGGTGCCACACGGGCTTGGCGTCCTGATAGTCGTGAGTGATGGAAGTCTGACTCGTGTCGTTCTTCCCCAGCAGCAGTCCATCGCCCTGCCCTGCCTGAGGCAGCCGCGCCGCATCCGCCCAATCGAGGTGCCGATGCAGCTCCGCCCGGTCGAAGTGCAGCTCCACCATCACCCGCGCGTTCTTGTACGGCGGGAAGTAGAAGTGCCCCGGAAAGAACCCCGGCTCGGCCGGCACGCTCACGACCTTGTTCCAGAGGGGAACCGTCACGCGCCACGTGAGCACGGACGTCTTCTTGTCCTCGGACAGAAGATAGATGCGGTCCTTCTCGCCGCCCCCGGGACTGAGCACCTTGCCTTCGACGTGAATCGGGTAGCGAGGCACCCGGTGCGCGGGCAGCGTGACCGTCGTATCCGCCGCGCGCTCCAGCAGCAGGGACATGTCCACGTCGAAGCCCGCGTCCTGCATCTGCAAGCCCACGTGCGGCCCCTCGTTGAGCGTCCGCGCCGACATCGTGAGCTCCACCGAGCGCAGGTCCTCCCCCGTCCCCACCGCCGTCGTCCCCCACCGCTTCCCTTCCAGTCGAATCCCCGCGCCCGGGCTCACCGCCACCGTGGGGAAGTGACGGAACGAGAGGCGCAAGCGCCGCTGGGGGACTCGCACGCGCGAGCCCTCCAAGGTCTGCCGTTGCTCCACTTGCGACACGATGGGCGTGCGCACCAGGTGGTCCTGCTGGACGCCCGCGACGGCCACGGTGGCGGGGAGCTCCAGCGTGGAGGGATGGAGCGCGGACACATTGAGGACCCGCGCCGCATGTCGAGGCAGCGGAGGCACCACCACCTCCACCTGCGCCACCTTCTCCCACGACAAGGGCGCGGCCCTGCCCAGCGGGGCCTTGCGCCCCAAGAGCGCATAGCCGTCCTTCACGAAGTCATAGGTCCACACGCCGCCGCGCGACGCCACCAGCCACGCGACGAAGTCGTGGAAGCTCACCCCTGGGGCATCCTCCCCCAGCGCGAGGCAGATGAGCGGCCGCTTCTCATCGAGCACATCCCAGTCACAGTCGAGCTTGAACGCTCCCGCGGTGTGCTCCGTGAGCAGATCCGCCAGGGTGGCTTCGGTGCGCAGCTCGGTGGGCCGGTGCTGGCGCCAGAGGACCTGGGCGGCATCCTCGAACTCCACCGTGTAGCGGCGGAAGCGCACGGGGGCGCCATCCAACGTGCCGTGGGTCCTCGCCTCCAGGGCGCGGCTCCGGGCGAGGCCATGGAGGACCAGCGGCTTCGGCGGAGGCTCGGGGATGGGGTAGCCGCCCGAGAGGGTCAGCTTCACATCGAGGAGGTCTGGCTGGGCGAACGCGGTGAAGAGCGGTGCGTCATCCTTCTCCAGCCCGGTCCAGAAGCTCACCGCCGCGGTGAAGCCATGGGGGAGCAGCCGGAAGGTGAAGGACTCCACCTGCCCGCCAGGAATGGTGAAGGTCCGCCCGCCCATGGCCAGGGAGAGGGACAGCGCGAGTCGTTCCTGAAACGCCATGTGGCCGCGAGCACTTGCCCGTTCCGTGCCAGCGGGAAATCACGTCCCGCCCCTGAAGATCGGCCCTCCGCGGGCAGGAGCGCGGTCCGGCAGGACGCAGCCGCGTTCCACCGGCACGCAGGGGGCCCGGCCCCGTGAGGTCCGCTCGACTCAGCCCCTACTGGTACGTGGCTTGCTCCGGGCGTCAGCCGGCGCGTGTCCGCGGGCTGTCTCCCGCATGAGGACCTCTGGCTGTCGCGCGCCACGGGACGCGGATGAGTGGTGGGTGCGCATGGTGGCAGCGGATAGGCACGCTGGCGGCCTTGCTGCTGGCTCCAGGGGCTTTGGCCCAGGAGTCAGTGCCTTTGCCGGACTTCATCCTGGAGCGCCTGGAGGTGAACCCGGGCCCAGGGCCCCTCGCGACGGGAGGCGGCACCACCCTGCGTGACGGTGAGCTCCGGGTGATGTTGCTGGGCCACTATCAACATGATCCGCTGACCATCAACGACGGCGGGGAGACGATTCCCCTGTTGCGCAGCCGGTCCACCGGTGTGCTCTCGGTGGGCCTGGGCTTGAGCTCCCGGTTGCAGCTCGACGTGCGCGTGCCCGTGTTGACCCAGCGCGAGGGCGAAGGCCTGGACGCGCAGGGCCTGACGGCTCCGACCCGCAGCGGGCTGGGCTCTCCCCGGGTGGGCGCGCGCGTCGCCATCCTGAGGACGGAGGGAGATGACTCGGTGGACCTCGCCGCGGAAGTCGGCGTGGGACTCCCGTTCGGGACGGAGGGAGCCCTGGCCCGCTCGACGGATACGAGCATCCTCGCCCGGGTGATGGTGGGTGGCAGCCTGGGCTCCATCCTGGCCCCGTCGTTCGAGATTGGCACCCTGCTGAGGTCCACGGCCACCATCAACGCGGAGAACCTGGAGGCTCGGGAGATTGGCTCGGAGCTCCGACTGGGCGCGGGATTGATGACCACGGAGGGCTCGCTCAGGGGGGAGGTGGCACTCAACGCGGGGCTCTCCTTCAAGCAGGCCCAGGGCGCGGTGGAGCTCCTGGGGGGTGCTCGCTATATGCCCAGGGAGGGCGTGGAGCTGTTCGCGCTGGGAGGCGTGGGACTGGGCTCGGAGCCCGGTATCCCCCTCTTCCGGTTGATCGCCGGCGTGTCGTTCTCCTACCTGCTGGGCGAGGACACGCGGCCCGACTCGGATTCGAGCATCGTGCATGAGTCCGTTCCGTTGCCCCTGCCGGGCTCGGGACGACGTCCGGGTGAGACGCGAGGGAGCCAGGCGTCGTTGATTCCAGGCCCGGGTGAGACATCGCCCATCGCCAACGTGTCCAGGGACCGCTTCGTGCTCGAGGGGAAGGTGTACTTCCGCACCGCCAGCGCGGAGCTTCCAGCGGAGCTCGCCGATCTGGATCGCGCCGTGGAGATGATGCTGACGAATCCCTCGGTCGCGTTGATGACCGTGGACGGGCACACGGATGATTCGCGAGCGGAGACGCTCAACCCACGCCTGGGGCGGGACCGGGCGGAGGCGGTATGGCGTTACCTCGTGGAGCACGGGGTACCGCCCAACAAGCTGCGGCTGCGGAGCTTCGGCCCCCAGCACCCCACGCAAACCAACAGCACACCCGAGGGCCGTGAGCGAAACCGCAGGGTCGAGCTCCTCCTCATGCTGCCTACGACCCAGGAACCGACACCATGAGAACACTCGGATGGATAAGAGTCCTGACTTGCGCCGTGGCTCTGGGGGCATTGCCCGCCTTCGCCGAGGCGGATGTCTTCGGGCTGGGCGCCGGGCGAGATGAAGCGCTCACGGTCCAGGGCAACGAAAGCCGCGTCATCAACAGCTACGCGGCGGTGACGGCGCCCTTGAACAAGGGGGACCGGGAGGTTCGGCTCGACACGCTCCAGGGCTTCAACGACGGCGACCTGGTGATGGTGTTGCAGATGCGCGACGTGGGGCCTGTCCCCGCGTCATCGTTCATGGCGTTCACCCTCCCCTCGTTCGACGAGAGCCCCGTCGGCAAGTGGGAGATGGCGCGCGTGGAGAGCGCGCTGGGCAGGACGCTGAAGCTCACCCGTCCGCTGCGCAATGACTTCGCCGCGCCGTATACGCAGGTCATCCGGGTTCCTGAGTTCAAGCGCGTCACGGTTCACCCGATGGGTGAAATCAAGGCGCGGAGCTGGGATGGGTCCACGGGTGGCGTCGTCGCGTTCCTCGTCGACGGGACGCTGCACAACAACGGCGTCATCAACGCGAGCGGCGCGGGCTTCCAGCAGGGCTGGGCCAGCGACCCCGAAGTGTCCTTCTCGGGATGCACGGACACGGGTGGAACCTGCGAGCCCATCTCCCGAGATGTGTTGCTGCGCCGCCTGCCCATGGGCGGTGGCGGTGCCATCTTCTTCCGTGCGCATGCCCTCACGGGTGCGGGTCGCATCGAGGCCAAGGGCTTGTCAGGTGCGGGGGCGCCCGGAGGCGGCAGCATCTCCGCGCGCCTGGTCGAGCGCGCCGAGTGCGAAGTCCTGAGCGTGCAGGGAGCCCCGAGCGGTTCACCGTGGCTGTCCGGCGCGCAGGGGGCCATCGGAGGAGGCACGGTCCTGCTTCAAGCGGGTGCGCTGGAGGGCTGCCCCGTGCAGGAGCAGGAAGCCAAGGCGCGGGCAACGGGCGAGTCGAGCGGCGACGTTGGCGTCCATGTCTTGATGAACCACTCCCTGAGCTTTCCGGGGGAGCCGGTGGTCACCACTCCGAAGGATGGGGCCCGGCTCAAGGGGCCTACGCCGCGAGTGACAGGATTTGGAGATCCGGGGGCGACCGTCATCCTGAGTCTGGCGGATGCCGAGAGGCCGTCGTTGAGTGAGAAGGAGCTCCCCTCCACCCAGGTGGACGAGTCCGGGGCCTTCTCGCTCGTGGTTCCCACACCGCTGGCGGATGGCACGTATCAAATCACCGCGTACAGCGAGCACGAGGGGCTCGCCAGCGAGTCCAGTACCCCCATCTACTTCACGGTCGATTCCCTGCTGGCGCCCCAGCGACCGCAGATCCTGAAGCCAGACGAAGGACGGCACTACAACATCCTCAAGCCCACCATCTCTGGCACGGCGGAGGATGCGATCAAGGTCGTCGTCAGACACTTCGATGGCGGTGTCGTGGGCGAGGCCCCTGTCCTCGATGGCGGTTGGTCCCTGGAGCCCGACAGCGATCTCACCGAGGGAGAGATCAAGGTGGTCGCTGTCGGCATCGACGAAACAGAGGATGCCGGTCCGGAATCAGACGTCCGCAGCTTCACCGTGGACGTGACGCCTCCCGGGAGCCCGGAGTTTCAGTCGCCCGACGCGGGCTCATTCGTCAATACACGCAAGCCACGCATCGCGGGCACCGCGGAGGCACATCACCATGTGACGCTCACCTTCGACGGCGGCACCCTGGGCTCCGTGCCGGTCACCGCCACGGGGACGTGGGAGGTGTCGCCTCCCTTGTTCGATCTCCCGGATGGCTCCGTCACCGTGCTGGCCGTCGCCTCCGATGATGCGGGCAACTCGAGCGATGCGAGCAGCCACACCTTCGAAGTCGACGTTACGCCTCCCGAGATTCCGCACATTGATTCACCGGAGGCGGGCACCTATGTGCCCACCCTGGCGCCCCCCTACTCCGGTACCGCCGAACGAAACACGGAAGTGCGCCTCCGCCATCTCGGGAATCTCATTGGTTTCGCCATGGCGGACGACGCGGGCGCATGGTCGATTTCGGACGCGGGCAGTCTCCCTGATGGTGGAGACATCACGGTGACGGTCACCGCGACCGACAGGGCAGGCAACAGCAGCGACGCGGGTGAGCACAAGTTCAAGGTGGACATCGATCCTCCGGGAGCCCCAGCGA is part of the Myxococcus landrumus genome and encodes:
- a CDS encoding OmpA family protein, producing the protein MPDFILERLEVNPGPGPLATGGGTTLRDGELRVMLLGHYQHDPLTINDGGETIPLLRSRSTGVLSVGLGLSSRLQLDVRVPVLTQREGEGLDAQGLTAPTRSGLGSPRVGARVAILRTEGDDSVDLAAEVGVGLPFGTEGALARSTDTSILARVMVGGSLGSILAPSFEIGTLLRSTATINAENLEAREIGSELRLGAGLMTTEGSLRGEVALNAGLSFKQAQGAVELLGGARYMPREGVELFALGGVGLGSEPGIPLFRLIAGVSFSYLLGEDTRPDSDSSIVHESVPLPLPGSGRRPGETRGSQASLIPGPGETSPIANVSRDRFVLEGKVYFRTASAELPAELADLDRAVEMMLTNPSVALMTVDGHTDDSRAETLNPRLGRDRAEAVWRYLVEHGVPPNKLRLRSFGPQHPTQTNSTPEGRERNRRVELLLMLPTTQEPTP